In Planctomycetia bacterium, the following proteins share a genomic window:
- a CDS encoding winged helix-turn-helix domain-containing protein — MQDRKVAMTCPELIDVMATEGLWSSPGGKTPANTLYAAISRDIKDKGKASAFRKAERGRFEGK, encoded by the coding sequence TTGCAAGATCGCAAGGTAGCCATGACCTGTCCGGAGTTGATTGATGTGATGGCAACCGAAGGTCTCTGGTCATCGCCTGGTGGCAAGACACCCGCCAACACCCTCTACGCTGCTATCAGCCGTGACATCAAGGACAAGGGCAAAGCGTCGGCGTTCAGGAAGGCGGAGAGGGGGAGGTTTGAGGGGAAGTGA